A genome region from Thermococcus celericrescens includes the following:
- a CDS encoding type II toxin-antitoxin system VapC family toxin has product MGAVIDTNVIIEIARNKELLERLLELDNLFYMTSVTRFELLVGFPKKDELIWLDSLIELPFDRRSAEVAAYLYKRLRSKGKPMSLRDLFIGATALANDLPLITLDRDFEALRDFGLNVRFLRY; this is encoded by the coding sequence ATGGGGGCAGTCATTGATACGAACGTGATAATCGAAATAGCAAGAAACAAAGAGCTCCTTGAGAGGCTCCTAGAGCTGGACAACCTGTTCTACATGACCTCCGTAACACGCTTTGAACTCTTAGTGGGATTTCCGAAAAAGGATGAACTGATCTGGTTGGATTCACTCATTGAGCTCCCATTTGACAGGAGATCAGCGGAGGTTGCCGCTTACCTCTACAAAAGGCTGAGAAGTAAAGGAAAGCCGATGAGCTTAAGAGACCTGTTTATCGGCGCTACAGCTCTGGCCAACGATCTACCTTTAATAACGCTTGATAGGGACTTTGAGGCGTTGAGGGACTTTGGTCTCAATGTGAGATTCCTTAGGTATTAA
- a CDS encoding antitoxin VapB family protein: MVKTITVSDDVYNELLRIKGNKSFSELFREFLKERKGNADALRHIAGILSEEEYREAKKKIREIEEAFEEWGQSLIRT; this comes from the coding sequence ATGGTAAAGACCATTACGGTTTCCGATGACGTTTACAATGAGCTCCTCCGCATTAAGGGCAACAAGTCCTTCAGCGAGCTCTTTAGGGAGTTTTTGAAGGAAAGAAAAGGCAACGCCGATGCTCTGAGGCACATAGCCGGCATTTTAAGCGAAGAAGAATATAGAGAAGCCAAAAAGAAGATCAGAGAAATTGAGGAGGCGTTTGAAGAATGGGGGCAGTCATTGATACGAACGTGA
- a CDS encoding NHL repeat-containing protein: MERKLASLGLIILFVISLGLVPVLFENYTMAKSITQETAYWAKSYGGDGLDEANAVAVAPNGDIIIVGYTWSFNAAYNDVWVLRLDENGTVKWQKTYGGSDWEGAYAVAVAPNGDIVVVGYTYGFNTRNGDMWVLRLDENGTVKWEKTYGEFSFDRGYGVVIDENSGDILIAGYSYSTIGSIDAWVLRLDENGTVKWQKTYGGSDIDGARAIALADNGDIIVAGFYGATDWRYNGADLWVFKLDGDGTLKWQKVYGGNGKDEAYGVALTDNGDVIVAGYTDSFGAGGKDAWILGLNGDDGSVKWQKTYGGSGDDEAHAVAIENGDVIVVGYTESFGAGRGDVWVFGLDGEGNVTWEKTYGGYYSDGANSIAITLNRNVIVAGYTDSFGAGGGDCWALNIPLDGYLPPEGIRDLGFHTGDSNAIVTVTNVAPADNTPSIASVSLSEGNSSAIIQDTNAIVKTQYHYTGPTELSLTPPTPENGSVVTSGYIFVNVTSNNLLESALLEWNGQNLTMQKASDTSWYLNVTSLANGEYTFKVWGRDLSEKWVASEVRTVTVNGTIHLLLVPPTPADGAVVNTDYVIVNVAADQPLETALLEWNGKNITMQKLSSENWYFNVTNLTNGVHSFKVWGNDSLGNWFSSETRTITVNSTVYLSFVFPTPENGSVVDINYVFVNVTSSQPPKTALLEWNGENITMNKASDTNWYLNVTNVTNGVYSFRVWGNDSLGNWFSTEMRAITVNTTVHLLFVPPTPENGSVVATDYVFVNVTSSQPLEVAKLEWDGENITMNETSDTNWYVNVTNLTNGHYTFKVWGNDSLRNWFVSEVRTVTVNSTIHLYFVQPTPSDGEVVNTDSVFVNVTADQPLEVAKLEWNGQNITMKETSSENWYLNMTGLINGHYTFRVWGKDSLGNWFTSEARGVTVNRTVHLSFVKPTPDNGAVINTDYVFINMTSDQPLESAKLEWNGQNFTMQKISSKNWYLNMSNVMNGVYTFRVWGNDSLGNWFSSEVRTVTVNSTVQLYFVPPTPSDGAVVNVDSVVINVTSSQPLESAVLEWNNQNFTMHRGSSRSWYLSMTGLTNGHYTFRVWGNDSLGNWFSSETRTITVNSTVVLSFVPPTPENGAIMDTDRVLINVSSGQPLKTVLLEWNGRNLTMQSASDTNWYIEMTNLTNGCYTFRAWGEDQLGNWFSSEVRSIAINRTISLSLVSPTPQNNSAVNSDYVFVNVTSDQPLKIALLEWNGHNRTMHNTSRTNWYLNITGLTNGHYEFRAWGRDSLGNWFSTEVRTITVNSTVVLSFVPPTPENGAVVNTDYVLVNVTSGQPLKTILLEWNGQNLTMEMLSNTSWYLNVTNLTNGRYTFRVWGRDSLGNWFTSGIRTIAVNRTITLSFVPPTPEDGDVLNSNSVFINVTSSQPLKSVLLEWGSRNFTMNNASATNWYLNMTGLRNGRYTLRVWGRDSLGNWFSTEVRSVTIKVNTQSTYDIWIKLSCLWTTWFLDHRAKFMELYENATVLGVDNKTLQLALELNDNATALMLGAWRADNLEDIRANLWNFESPTRRIPRLWDIRKAFLMEKEAVEILRQALHAA, translated from the coding sequence ATGGAGAGAAAACTAGCAAGCTTAGGACTGATTATTTTGTTTGTTATTAGTTTGGGATTAGTACCCGTACTTTTTGAGAATTACACAATGGCCAAGAGCATCACACAAGAAACTGCATACTGGGCTAAAAGCTATGGAGGGGACGGTTTGGATGAGGCTAATGCAGTTGCCGTAGCTCCAAACGGAGATATTATCATAGTAGGATACACCTGGAGTTTCAATGCTGCTTATAATGATGTCTGGGTTCTTCGGCTTGATGAGAACGGAACTGTAAAATGGCAGAAAACCTATGGAGGAAGCGATTGGGAGGGGGCCTATGCAGTTGCCGTAGCTCCAAACGGAGATATCGTTGTGGTTGGCTACACTTACGGCTTCAATACTCGGAATGGCGATATGTGGGTTCTCAGGCTTGACGAGAATGGGACTGTAAAATGGGAGAAAACCTACGGGGAATTCTCTTTTGATCGGGGCTACGGCGTTGTCATAGACGAAAACAGTGGGGATATTCTTATTGCTGGGTATTCCTACAGCACCATTGGAAGTATTGATGCTTGGGTTCTTCGGCTTGATGAGAACGGAACTGTAAAATGGCAGAAAACCTACGGAGGAAGCGATATAGATGGGGCTCGCGCGATTGCTTTGGCTGATAATGGGGACATCATTGTCGCCGGTTTTTACGGGGCAACTGACTGGAGATATAATGGAGCCGATCTCTGGGTTTTCAAACTTGATGGAGATGGAACTCTAAAATGGCAGAAGGTTTATGGGGGAAACGGAAAGGATGAGGCTTACGGTGTTGCCTTGACTGACAACGGGGACGTTATCGTGGCAGGCTATACTGACAGCTTCGGTGCTGGCGGGAAAGATGCCTGGATCCTCGGTCTTAACGGTGATGATGGGAGTGTGAAATGGCAAAAGACCTACGGTGGAAGTGGAGATGACGAGGCCCATGCGGTTGCCATTGAGAATGGGGACGTCATCGTGGTGGGCTACACCGAAAGCTTCGGTGCTGGTAGAGGGGATGTTTGGGTTTTTGGGCTTGACGGCGAAGGGAATGTAACATGGGAAAAAACTTACGGTGGATACTATTCGGATGGAGCTAACTCTATTGCAATAACTCTAAATAGGAACGTTATTGTCGCTGGTTACACCGACAGCTTCGGTGCTGGGGGAGGTGATTGTTGGGCTCTCAATATCCCTCTCGACGGATACCTCCCGCCGGAAGGCATTAGAGACCTGGGCTTCCATACTGGCGATAGCAACGCAATAGTAACCGTTACAAACGTCGCTCCTGCTGACAATACTCCCTCTATTGCCAGTGTAAGCCTCTCAGAAGGAAACAGCAGTGCAATTATCCAAGACACGAACGCCATAGTCAAGACCCAGTACCACTACACAGGGCCTACTGAATTATCTCTTACCCCTCCGACTCCAGAGAACGGTAGCGTTGTAACATCGGGCTACATTTTTGTTAACGTGACCTCCAACAATCTTCTGGAGAGTGCTCTCCTAGAGTGGAACGGTCAGAACCTCACGATGCAGAAGGCCTCCGATACCAGCTGGTATTTGAACGTGACCAGTTTGGCTAACGGGGAATACACTTTCAAGGTTTGGGGCAGGGATTTATCGGAGAAATGGGTTGCCAGTGAGGTTAGAACTGTTACCGTGAACGGGACAATTCACCTATTGCTTGTCCCTCCAACTCCGGCTGACGGCGCTGTGGTGAATACTGACTACGTCATTGTGAACGTTGCTGCCGACCAGCCGTTGGAGACTGCTCTACTTGAGTGGAACGGTAAGAACATTACAATGCAAAAACTTTCAAGTGAGAACTGGTACTTCAACGTGACTAACCTAACGAATGGAGTTCATTCTTTCAAGGTCTGGGGTAACGACTCATTGGGAAACTGGTTTAGCAGTGAAACACGGACAATCACAGTGAATTCAACAGTTTATCTATCTTTTGTTTTCCCGACACCTGAAAATGGTAGCGTAGTGGATATAAATTACGTGTTTGTTAATGTAACCTCCAGCCAACCCCCGAAGACTGCCCTGTTGGAGTGGAACGGTGAGAACATCACGATGAATAAAGCCTCCGACACTAACTGGTACCTAAACGTGACCAACGTGACGAACGGAGTTTACTCCTTTAGGGTTTGGGGCAATGACTCCCTTGGAAACTGGTTCTCCACTGAAATGAGAGCGATTACTGTAAACACTACTGTCCATTTGCTTTTTGTTCCTCCAACTCCAGAGAACGGTAGCGTGGTAGCCACTGATTATGTTTTCGTTAACGTTACCTCCAGTCAGCCCTTGGAGGTTGCTAAACTGGAGTGGGATGGGGAGAACATTACGATGAATGAGACCTCAGACACTAACTGGTACGTGAACGTGACCAATTTAACGAACGGTCATTACACTTTCAAGGTATGGGGTAATGACTCATTAAGAAACTGGTTTGTCAGTGAAGTTAGAACAGTTACGGTGAATTCGACGATCCACTTGTATTTTGTCCAGCCAACTCCCTCTGATGGTGAAGTAGTGAATACTGATAGTGTTTTCGTGAACGTTACTGCTGACCAGCCTTTAGAGGTTGCCAAGCTGGAGTGGAACGGGCAGAATATCACAATGAAGGAAACCTCCAGTGAGAACTGGTATTTAAACATGACCGGCCTTATTAATGGTCATTATACGTTCAGAGTCTGGGGCAAGGATTCCTTAGGGAACTGGTTCACCAGCGAGGCTCGGGGTGTTACAGTAAACAGGACTGTTCACTTGTCATTTGTTAAGCCGACTCCAGATAATGGTGCAGTGATAAACACCGATTATGTTTTCATTAATATGACTTCTGATCAGCCTTTGGAGAGTGCCAAGCTGGAATGGAACGGTCAGAACTTTACAATGCAGAAGATCTCCAGTAAAAACTGGTACTTAAACATGAGCAACGTCATGAACGGAGTTTACACCTTTAGGGTTTGGGGTAATGATTCTCTTGGAAATTGGTTTAGCAGCGAAGTTAGGACTGTTACTGTAAATTCAACTGTCCAGCTTTACTTTGTCCCGCCAACCCCCTCTGACGGTGCAGTGGTGAACGTTGATAGCGTCGTGATAAACGTCACTTCAAGCCAGCCCCTTGAGTCTGCCGTACTGGAGTGGAATAACCAGAACTTCACAATGCACAGAGGGTCTAGCAGGAGTTGGTATCTGAGCATGACGGGTCTTACAAATGGGCACTACACCTTTAGGGTCTGGGGCAATGACTCCCTCGGAAACTGGTTTAGCAGTGAAACACGGACAATTACAGTGAATTCAACAGTCGTTCTCTCCTTTGTCCCTCCGACTCCTGAGAACGGCGCTATTATGGACACCGATAGAGTTCTAATAAACGTGAGCTCAGGTCAGCCTCTAAAGACTGTCCTGCTGGAATGGAACGGACGGAACCTCACCATGCAGAGTGCCTCCGATACGAACTGGTACATTGAGATGACCAACTTAACGAATGGATGCTACACGTTTAGAGCATGGGGAGAGGATCAGCTGGGGAACTGGTTTAGCAGCGAGGTTAGGAGCATTGCTATAAACAGAACGATTTCGCTATCCCTTGTCTCGCCAACCCCCCAGAATAACAGTGCAGTAAACTCAGACTACGTTTTCGTAAACGTTACCTCAGACCAGCCTCTTAAGATCGCCCTACTGGAATGGAACGGACACAACCGTACCATGCACAACACATCACGCACCAATTGGTATTTGAATATAACAGGGCTAACAAACGGCCACTACGAGTTCAGGGCTTGGGGTAGGGATTCCCTAGGAAACTGGTTTAGCACAGAGGTCAGAACCATTACCGTGAATTCAACGGTCGTTCTCTCCTTTGTCCCTCCGACTCCTGAAAACGGTGCGGTGGTTAACACTGACTATGTTCTGGTGAACGTTACCTCCGGTCAGCCTCTAAAGACTATCCTGCTGGAATGGAACGGCCAGAATCTCACCATGGAAATGCTATCGAACACGAGCTGGTATCTAAACGTGACCAATCTGACAAACGGTCGTTATACGTTTAGAGTATGGGGCAGAGATTCCCTCGGGAACTGGTTCACCAGTGGTATTAGAACGATTGCCGTCAACAGGACGATAACCCTGTCCTTCGTTCCTCCGACTCCGGAGGATGGTGACGTATTGAACTCCAACAGCGTTTTCATCAACGTCACGTCCAGCCAGCCTCTGAAGTCTGTTCTACTGGAGTGGGGTAGCAGGAACTTCACTATGAACAACGCTTCGGCCACTAATTGGTACTTGAACATGACGGGATTAAGAAATGGGCGCTACACCCTTAGAGTATGGGGCAGGGATTCCCTTGGAAACTGGTTTAGCACAGAGGTCAGAAGCGTAACGATAAAGGTCAATACCCAGTCCACGTACGATATCTGGATTAAGCTGTCGTGCCTGTGGACCACCTGGTTCCTTGATCACCGTGCCAAGTTCATGGAGCTCTATGAGAACGCAACTGTCTTGGGGGTTGATAACAAAACTCTGCAATTGGCGTTGGAACTCAATGACAACGCTACGGCTTTGATGTTGGGTGCTTGGAGAGCGGATAACTTGGAAGACATCAGGGCGAACCTATGGAACTTCGAGTCGCCCACCAGGCGGATTCCACGTCTCTGGGACATAAGAAAGGCGTTCCTGATGGAGAAAGAAGCCGTGGAAATCCTTAGGCAGGCCCTTCACGCCGCCTAA
- a CDS encoding carboxypeptidase M32, with protein sequence MESVFQNEMIKEILTRYRRIWAIGHAQSVLGWDMEVNMPGEGILERSVAQGELSVLSQEFLLKPDFVELVEKAKGLENLNEYEHGVVRVLDRNIRISRSFPPEFLREMSEVTSQATKAWEEAKKKDDYSKFEPWLDRIIDLAKRAAEYLGYENEPYDALLDLFEEGTTTKDVEKMFDRLEKELKPLVEKIMEEGRVPQSHPLENEHYEQAQMEKVNRWILEKFGFPLGVRSRLDVSAHPFTTEFGIRDVRITTRYEGYDFRRTILSTVHEFGHALYELQQDERFMFSPIVGGVSLGIHESQSRFWENIIGRSREFAGLIYPVLKENLPFMANYTPEDVYLYFNLVRPDFIRTEADVVTYNFHILLRFKLERMMLNEGVKARDLPELWNDEMENLLGIRPKTYAEGILQDIHWAHGTVGYFPTYSIGTLLSAQIYYHMKRDIPDFEEKVANAEFEPIKAWLRERIHRHGSIYPPKELLRKAIGEELNPDYFVRWVKERYL encoded by the coding sequence ATGGAGAGCGTCTTCCAAAACGAGATGATTAAGGAGATTCTGACCAGGTACAGGAGGATATGGGCCATAGGACATGCCCAGAGCGTCCTCGGATGGGACATGGAGGTCAACATGCCTGGGGAGGGAATCCTCGAGCGTTCCGTGGCCCAGGGTGAGCTTTCCGTGCTTTCCCAGGAGTTTCTGCTCAAACCGGACTTCGTCGAACTCGTTGAGAAGGCCAAAGGTTTGGAGAACCTCAACGAGTACGAGCACGGTGTTGTTCGCGTTCTGGACAGGAACATACGGATAAGCCGCTCCTTCCCGCCCGAGTTCCTCAGGGAGATGAGCGAGGTCACGAGTCAGGCCACCAAGGCCTGGGAGGAGGCCAAGAAGAAAGATGACTACTCCAAGTTCGAGCCCTGGCTGGACAGGATTATAGACCTCGCCAAGCGCGCCGCCGAGTACCTCGGCTATGAGAACGAGCCCTACGATGCACTGCTCGACCTCTTCGAGGAGGGAACCACCACCAAGGACGTCGAGAAGATGTTCGACAGGCTGGAGAAGGAGCTGAAACCGCTAGTTGAGAAGATAATGGAGGAGGGCAGGGTTCCCCAGAGCCACCCGCTCGAGAACGAGCACTATGAGCAGGCCCAGATGGAGAAGGTGAACCGCTGGATCCTCGAGAAGTTCGGCTTCCCGCTCGGCGTCCGCTCCCGCCTGGACGTCTCTGCCCACCCCTTCACAACAGAGTTTGGAATAAGGGACGTCAGGATAACCACCCGCTACGAGGGCTACGACTTCAGGAGGACGATTCTGAGCACCGTTCACGAGTTCGGGCATGCCCTCTACGAGCTCCAGCAGGACGAGAGGTTTATGTTCAGCCCGATAGTCGGTGGCGTCAGCCTTGGAATCCACGAGAGCCAGAGCCGCTTCTGGGAGAACATCATCGGCCGCTCAAGGGAGTTCGCGGGACTCATTTACCCGGTCCTGAAGGAGAACCTGCCCTTCATGGCAAACTACACTCCGGAGGATGTTTACCTGTACTTCAACTTAGTTAGGCCGGACTTCATAAGGACCGAGGCGGATGTGGTCACCTACAACTTCCACATACTCCTCCGCTTCAAACTCGAGCGCATGATGCTCAACGAGGGCGTTAAAGCCAGAGACCTCCCCGAGCTCTGGAACGACGAGATGGAGAACCTCCTCGGCATAAGGCCCAAGACCTACGCCGAGGGAATACTCCAGGACATCCACTGGGCCCACGGTACGGTCGGCTACTTCCCGACCTACAGCATAGGAACGCTCCTCTCGGCGCAGATATACTACCACATGAAGCGCGACATCCCGGACTTCGAGGAGAAAGTGGCCAACGCGGAGTTCGAGCCGATAAAGGCCTGGCTCCGCGAGAGAATCCACAGACACGGAAGCATCTACCCACCGAAGGAGCTTCTCAGGAAGGCCATCGGCGAGGAGCTGAACCCAGACTACTTCGTAAGATGGGTGAAGGAGAGGTATCTGTGA